A segment of the Agromyces sp. H17E-10 genome:
TCGGGCGAGCCGTACTGGATCGTCGGATCGTCGCCCGAGGCGCTCGTGAAGGTGCAGCACGGCCGGGTCTTCACCCATCCGATCGCCGGTTCGAAGCCGCGCGGATCGACGCCCGAGGAGGACGCCGACCTCGAGTCCGCCCTCGTCGCCGACCCCAAGGAGCAGGCCGAGCACCTCATGCTCGTCGACCTCGCGCGCAACGACCTCGCGAAGGTCTGCACGGCGGGCTCGGTCGAGGTGACGGAGTTCATGCGGGTCGAGCGCTTCAGTCACATCATGCACCTCGTCTCCTCGGTCGAGGGCGACCTCGGGCCCGACGTCAACGCGATCGAGGTGTTCCGCGCCACCTTCCCGGCGGGCACACTGTCGGGTGCGCCGAAGCCACGGGCGCTCGAGATCATCGACGAGCTCGAGCCCGCCCAGCGCGGCCTCTACGGGGGAGTGGTGGGCTACTTCGGGTTCGGCGGCGACGCCGATCTCGCCATCGCCATCCGCACCGCGACGATCGCGGGCGGCGTCGCCCGGGTGCAGGCCGGTGCCGGTCTCGTGGCCGACTCCGACCCGCTGAGCGAGTTCGAGGAGTCCCGCAACAAGGCGGCGGCGCCGCTCCGGGCCGTCGCGGTCGCGAACGCGATGCGGAGGGTCGAGGCGTGAAGCGCTCCCGCATGAAGCTCATCGCGATCGTCACGTCGATCGCCGGATCGGCGATCGCGTTGCTCGCGTGGAGCCAGACCTGGTTCGGACTCGTGCTCGCGAGCGGTGCCGGCGCCCACGTCGACGCCGAGGTCATCGCCGTGCCGGGCAGCGTAGCCTCGCCGGCGCTCGCGGCGCTCGGCCTGGCCGGACTCGCCCTCGCGGCGGCACTCGCCCTGGCCGGCCCGGCGATCAGCATCGTGCTCGGCGTGCTCGAGGTCGTGCTGGGTGGATGCCTCGTGCTCGCCTCCGCCCTCGCACTCGCCGACCCCGTGGCCGCCGTCTCGGCGTCGGTCACCGAGGCGACGGGCGTCGCCGGCGACCGCCCGACGGCGGAGCTCGTCGGTGCTGCCGTCGCGACCGCCTGGCCGACCGTCGCCGTCGCGGGCGGCGTGCTCGTCGTGGCGGCGGGCGTGCTCGTGCTCGCCACCGGCACCCGCTGGGCGGGTTCGTCGCGGCGCTACCGCAGCGGCCTCGAGCCCGCCGACGGCTCGCAGCCGGCCCAGCGGGGTGCTGCGGAGCGTGCGGTCGACGACTGGGATGAGCTCAGCCGCGGCGACGACCCCACCGACGATGCCGTCGACGACGCCGAGGCCTCCACCGACCCGGCCGACGACACCGCCGACACGACCGTCGACCCCGCCGATGACACGACCGGCCCCGAACCGACCCGCTAGACTGGCGGGCGGAAACCCCCGCACGAAGGAGCATCAATGAGCATCGAGACCGCAGATCCCGGCCACGGACACTCGCCCGCGGCGTGGACCTCCGTCACCATCATGCTCATCGCGTTCACGATCGGCACGGTCGCGTTCTTCCTCGACGTGCAGTGGCTCGTCTGGGCGTCGGCAGGGCTGCTCGTCGTCGGCCTCATCGTCGGCTGGGTGCTCGCCCGTGCCGGCTACGGCGTCGGCGGCGCGAAGGTCGCCGAGAAGGCGCACTAGGTGCTCGCCGAGCTGACGGCGAACGCGGTCGCCGACGCGCTCGCGCGCCGTGAGGACCACCCGATCGACGAGGTCGAGGCCGCAGCCCTCGCCCGCCCCGCGGCGATCGACGCCCTCGAGGCGCTCCGCCCGGCGTCGCACGTCAAGGTGATCGCAGAGATCAAGCGCTCGAGCCCGTCTCGTGGCTCACTCGCGGCGATCGCCGACCCGGCAGCGCTCGCGCGCAGCTACGAGCTCGGCGGCGCGAGCGCGATCAGCGTGCTCACCGAGGGCCGGAGGTTCGGCGGATCGCTCGCCGACCTCGAGGCCGTCCGTGCGGCGGTCGCACTGCCCGTGCTGCGCAAGGACTTCATCGCGACGCCGTACCAGGTGTTCGAGGCCCGTGCAGCGGGCGCCGACCTCGTGCTGCTCATCGTGGCCGCACTCGACGATGCGACGCTCCGCGAGCTCTTCGACCTCATCGTCTCGCTCGCCATGACGCCGCTCGTCGAGACGCACTCTGCCGACGAGCTCGACCGTGCGGCTGCGCTCGGTGCGCGGCTCATCGGGGTGAACGCGCGCGACCTGACGACGTTCGAACTCGATCGCGACCTGTTCGGCCGGCTCGCCGAACGCTTCCCCGACGACGCGATCCGCGTCGCCGAATCGGCGGTGCTCACGCCCGCCGATGTCGCGCACTACCGCTCGTCGGGCGCCGACGTCGTGCTCGTCGGCGAGGCGCTCGTCACGGGCGACCCGATTGCCAACCTCTCAGCTTTCCTGGCGGTGTGACATGGCGCTTCGTGCGCAGACCGGTCCGTACTTCGGCGACTTCGGCGGGCGCTTCGTGCCCGAATCCCTCGTCGCCGCCCTCGACGAGCTCGGCGAGGCCTACGACCTCGCGAAGCTCGATCCGGCGTTCGGCGCCGAGCTCGCCGAACTCGGGCGCAGCTACACCGGGCGCCCCTCGATCATCACCGAGGTGCCGCGCTTCGCACAGCACGCCGGAGGCGCACGCGTCATCCTGAAGCGCGAAGACCTGAACCACACGGGTTCGCACAAGATCAACAACGTGCTCGGCCAGGCGCTGCTCACCAAGCGCATCGGCAAGCAGCGCGTGATCGCCGAGACCGGCGCCGGCCAGCACGGCGTCGCGACGGCGACCGCGGCGGCGCTCTTCGGGCTCGACTGCACGATCTACATGGGCGAGGTCGACACCGAGCGGCAGGCCCTCAACGTCGCCCGAATGCGCCTGCTCGGGGCCGAGGTCGTCGCCGTGAAGGCGGGCTCGCGCACCCTGAAGGACGCGATCAACGAGGCCATGCGCGACTGGGTCACGAACGTCGAGTCCACCAACTACATCTTCGGCACCGTGGCGGGGCCGCATCCCTTCCCCGAGATGGTGCGCGACTTCCAGAAGATCATCGGCGAGGAGGCGCGCCAGCAGGTGCTCGACCTCACCGGCTCGCTGCCGACGGCCGTCGCGGCCTGCGTCGGCGGCGGGTCGAACGCGATCGGCATCTTCCACGCGTTCCTCGACGACGAGGGCGTCGGCCTCTACGGCTTCGAGGCCGGGGGCGAGGGCGTGGACACGCCGCGCCACGCCGCGACGATCACGAAGGGGCGTCCCGGCGTGCTGCACGGCGCGCGCAGCTACATGCTGCAGGACGACGACGGCCAGACGATCGAGTCGCACTCGATCTCGGCCGGGCTCGACTACCCGGGCGTCGGCCCCGAGCACTCGTGGCTCGCCGCGATCGGCCGGGCGCAGTACCGACCAGTGACCGACGATGCCGCGATGCAGGCGCTGCGCCTGCTCACCCGCACCGAGGGCATCATCCCCGCGATCGAGTCGTCGCACGCCCTCGCGGGCGCGCTCGAGCTCGGGCGGGAGCTCGGCGGCGACGCGACCATCCTCGTCAACCTCTCGGGGCGCGGCGACAAGGACATGGACACCGCGGCCCGGTACTTCGAGCTGTACGACGAGGAGAACGCCGAATGAGCGCCCTGAAGACGGTCGGCTCGGTCATCGCGCGACGCAACGCCGAGGCATCCGGCGCCCTGATCGGCTACCTGCCCGTCGGGTTCCCGACGCTCGACGAGAGCGTCGAGGCGGCCGTGGCCCTCGTCGAGAACGGCGTCGACGCGCTCGAGCTCGGGCTGCCCTACTCCGACCCCGTGATGGACGGCCCGGTCATCCAGGCGGCGACCCAGCAGGCGCTCCAGAACGGATTCCGCCTCGCGGACGGCTTCGAGGCCGTCCGTCGCATCACCGAGCGGGTCGACGCTCCCGTGCTCGTCATGACCTACTGGAACCCCGTGGTGCAGTACGGCGTCGAGCGCTTCGCCGACGACCTCGCGGCGGCCGGGGGAGCCGGGCTCATCACGCCCGACCTCATCCCCGACGAGGGGGCCGACTGGATCGCGGCATCCGAGCGCACCGGGCTCGACCGGGTGTTCCTCGCCGCGCCGACCTCGACCGACGCGCGCATCGCCCGGGTCGTCGAGGCCAGCCGCGGCTTCGTCTACGCCGTGTCGACGATGGGCATCACCGGTGCGCGCGCCGACGTCGACCGGGCCGCCCGCGGCGTCGTCGACCGGCTGCACGCGGCGGGAGCGCCCGCGAGCTGCGTCGGCGTGGGCATCTCCACGGCGGCCCAGGTCGCCGAGGTGCTCGACTACGCAGAAGGCGCGATCGTGGGCTCGGCCCTCGTGAAGGCACTCGCCGACGGCGGTGTCCGCGGCGCCGGCGCCCTCGCCGCCGAGCTCGCACGCGGCACGCGCCGCGAGTGAAGTACGCTGGCTGAGGCCCACGCGGCCGACGTCGCTTCCGAGGAAAGGCAAGAGCCCGAGTGATCGCTCCGATCAGCATTCCGAGCCCCGATTACGGCTGGCGCACCATCGAGATCCCGGTGCCCTGGGGCATCATCCCTATCCAGACGTACGCCCTCTGCATCCTCGCCGGCATCATCCTCGCGGTGATCATCACCTCGCGCCGGCTCACGAAGCGGGGCGCGGAGCCCGGCGTGGTCCTCGACATCGCGCTCTGGGCCGTGCCGCTCGGCATCATCGGCGCCCGCCTGTACCACGTGCTGACGCATCCCGCCGACTACTTCGCGGGTCAGGAGTGGTGGAAGGTCTTCGCCATCTGGGAGGGCGGCAACGCCATCTACGGCGCGCTGATCGGCGGCGCGATCGGCGTCATCATCGGCTGCCGGTTCACCGGCCTGCGGTTCTGGTCCTTCGCCGACGCCCTCGCGCCCGCACTCCTGGTCGCCCAGGCGGTCGGCCGCCTCGGCAACTGGTTCAACCACGAGCTCTTCGGCGCCCCGACCGACCTGCCCTGGGGGCTCGAGATCGAGTTCGACAATCCCGCCTGGCCGCAGGGGCTCGCCGAGGGCACGCTCTTCCATCCGACGTTCCTCTACGAGCTGGTCTGGAACCTGCTCGGCGCTGCGGTGATCGTGCTCCTCGAGCGTCGCATCAACCTGCGTTGGGGCAAGGCCTTCGCGATCTACCTCATCTGGTACGGCCTCGGTCGCTCGTTCTTCGAGTCGATCCGCGTCGACCCGAGCGAGATGTTCCTCGGCATCCGCGTCAACGTCTGGACGTCGTTCGCGGCGATCGTGCTCGGCATCGTCCTCTACCTCGTCCAGCGTCGTCGCCACACCGGCGACGAGCCCAGCCCGTACGTTCCCGGACGTGAATGGAAGGGCCCCGACGCTGAGGTAGACTCAGACGAAATCGAGTCCGACTCAGACTCTCTCGACGACGGCGTCGAGGGCGAGAACGAGCCCCAGGGCGAGACGGCGGCCACAAGCCCGAGCCGTACCACCTCGTAGACAGGCCGCCCGAACCCCGTTCTCCGAAGCGACGCCGCACCTCGCGTCGTGCATCCCCGTGTAGGGCCGATGGCGTCCCCGCTTCCATTCCCCTGATGTGATGAGGACGGTCCCTGTGTCGCTCACCCCACCCTTCTCGCGGTTCGGAACCGTTCCGCCTGCCCAGGGCATGTACGACCCCGCCGCCGAGAAAGACGCCTGCGGTCTCGCCATGGTCGCCACGCTGCGTGGCACCGCCGGCCACGACATCATCACCGCGGCGCTCGATGCGCTGCGGCACCTCGAACACCGCGGGGCGGTCGGCTCGGATGCCGGCACCGGTGACGGTGCGGGCATCATCACGCAGATCCCCGACGAGTTCCTGCGGGCCGTCGCGAGCTTCCCGCTGCCCGAGGCCGGCGAGTACGCCGTCGGAAACGCCTTCCTGCCGGTCGACCCGACCACGCGCAGCCGGGTGAAGCAGCAGCTCGCCGAGCTCGCGGCCTCCGAGGGCCTCGAGGTGCTCGGCTGGCGCGAGGTGCCCGTACGGCCCGACGTGCTCGGCACCCTCGCGCGTGCCGCGATGCCCGCGGTGCAGCAGCTCTTCGTGCAGTCGACCGCGACGACGTCGACCGGCGCCCGACTCGCGGGGATCGCGCTCGATCGGCTCGCGTTCCGGTTCCGCAAGCGCGCCGAGCGCGAGCTCGAGCTCTACTTCGCCTCGCTCTCGTGCCGCACCATGGTCTACAAGGGCATGGTGACGACGCTCCAGCTCGAGCCGTTCTACCCCGACCTCTCCGACGAGCGGTTCACGTCGAAGCTCGCCCTCGTGCACTCGCGCTACTCGACCAACACCTTCCCGTCGTGGCCGCTCGCGCAGCCCTTCCGCATGATCGCGCACAACGGCGAGATCAACACGATCCAGGGCAACCGCAACTGGATGCGCGCCCGCCAGTCGCAGCTCGAGTCCGAGGTGCTCGGCGACCTCGGTCCGATCCTCCCGATCGTGACGCCGGGCGCGAGCGACTCCGCCTCGTTCGACGAGGTGGTCGAGCTGCTGACCCTCGCAGGGCGCAGCCTGCCGCACGCGATCATGATGATGGTGCCCGAGGCCTGGGAGAACCAGGCCGAGCTCAGCCCCGAGCGCCGGGCGTTCTACGAGTACCACTCGATGCTCATGGAGCCGTGGGACGGCCCCGCCGCGATCGTCTTCACCGACGGCACCCTCGTCGGCGCGACGCTCGACCGCAACGGACTCCGCCCGGGCCGCTACGTCGTGACCGACGACGGCCTCGTCGTGCTCGCGAGCGAGATCGGGGTGCTCGACCTCGAGCAGTCGCGCATCGTGCGGAAGGGGCGCCTGCAGCCCGGCCGCATGTTCCTCGTCGACACCGAACGCGGCCGCCTCATCGAGGACGACGAGATCAAGTCCGAGCTCGAGCAGTCCGAGCCCTGGGGCGAGTGGCTCGAAGAGGGCCGCATCCGCCTCGCCGAACTGCCCGAGCGCGAGCACATCGTGCACCCGCCGGCCTCGGTCAACCGTCGCCAGCGCACCTTCGGGTACACCGAGGAAGAGGTGAAGATCCTCCTCACGCCGATGGCGAAGACCGGTCAGGAGCCGCTCGGCGCCATGGGTTCGGACACGCCGATCGCCGTCCTCTCGCAGCGTCCGCGTCTGCTGTTCGACTACTTCACGCAGCAGTTCGCCCAGGTGACGAACCCGCCGCTCGACTCGATCCGCGAGGCGGTCGTGACCTCGCTCGGCACGCAGATCGGCCCCGAGCGCAACCTGCTCGCCGCCGGTCCCGAGCACGCTCGTCAGGTCACCCTCGGCTTCCCCGTGATCGACAACGACGAGCTCGCGAAGATCGTGCACATCGACCCGTTGCCGGGTCGGCGCACGACCGCCACCATCCGCGGGCTCTACCGCTTCGACGAGGGCCCCGACGCGATGCGCGACCGCCTGCGTGCGATGTGCGCCGAGGTCGACGAGGCGATCGAGGAGGGGGCGAAGTTCGTGGTCCTCTCCGACCGCGACTCGAACAAGGACCTCGCTCCGATCCCGTCGCTGCTCATGCTCTCGGCCGTGCACCACCACCTCATCCGGGCCGAGAACCGCATGAAGGTCGGCCTCGTGGTCGAAGCCGGCGACGTGCGCGAGGTGCACCACGTGGCGCTGCTCGTCGGCTACGGCGCCTCGGCCGTGAACCCGTACCTCGCCATGGAGACCTGCGAGGACCTCGTGCGTTCGGGCGTCATCACGGGCGTCTCTCCCGAGCAGGCCGTGCACAACGTGATCAAGGCGCTCGGCAAGGGCGTCCTGAAGATCATGTCGAAGATGGGCGTCTCGACGATCGCCTCCTACGCGGGCGCCCAGGCCTTCGAGGCGGTCGGGCTGTCGCAGGCGTTCATCGACGAGTACTTCACCGGGACGACGTCGAAGCTCGGCGGGGTCGGCATCGACGTCATCGCGACCGAGACCCTCGACCGGCACGCCCAGGCGTATCCGCAGGACCAGGCCGTGCGTGCGCACGAGCGCCTCGCGACCGGGGGCGAGTACCAGTGGCGGCGCGACGGCTCGCCGCACCTCTTCAACCCCGAGACCGTCTTCCGGCTGCAGCACTCGACCCGCAACCGTCGCTACGACGTCTTCCGCGAGTACACCTCGCTCGTCGACTCGCAGGCCGAGCAACTGCTCACGCTGCGCGGCATGTTCGCCCTGCGCACCGGCACGCGGCCCGCGGTGCCGATCGACGAGGTCGAGCCGGTCTCCTCGATCGTGAAGCGGTTCTCCACCGGCGCGATGAGCTACGGCTCGATCTCGAAGGAGGCGCACGAGACGCTCGCGATCGCGATGAACCGGCTCGGCGCCAAGTCGAACACCGGTGAGGGCGGCGAAGACCTCGACCGGCTGCTCGACCCCGAGCGTCGCAGCGCGATCAAGCAGGTCGCATCCGGCCGCTTCGGCGTCACGAGCATGTACCTCACCCATGCCGACGACATCCAGATCAAGCTCGCGCAGGGCGCGAAGCCCGGCGAGGGCGGGCAGCTGCCGCCGACGAAGGTCTACCCGTGGGTCGCCCGCACCCGGCACGCGACCGCGGGCGTCGGGCTCATCTCACCGCCGCCGCACCACGACATCTACTCGATCGAAGACCTCAAGCAGCTCATCTTCGACCTCAAGCGGGCGAACCCGAAGGCGCGCATCCACGTGAAGCTCGTCAGCCAGTCGGGCATCGGCGCGGTCGCCGCGGGCACCGCGAAGGCCCTCGCCGACGTCATCCTCGTCTCCGGACACGACGGCGGCACCGGCGCGAGCCCGCTGAACTCGCTCAAGCACGCGGGCACCCCGTGGGAGCTCGGGCTCGCCGAGACCCAGCAGACGCTCATGCTCAACGGCATGCGCGACCGCGTCGTCGTGCAGGTCGACGGGCAGTTGAAGACCGGCCGAGACGTCGTCATCGGCGCCCTGCTGGGGGCCGAGGAGTTCGGCTTCGCGACGGCCCCGCTCGTCGTCGAGGGCTGCGTCATGATGCGCGTCTGCCACCTCGACACCTGCCCCGTCGGCGTCGCGACCCAGAACCCCGAGCTCCGCAAGCGCTTCAGCGGCAAGCCCGAGTTCGTGGTCAACTTCTTCGAGTTCATCGCCCAGGAGGTGCGCGAGTACCTCGCCGCCCTCGGCTACCGCTCGATCGACGAGATCGTCGGACGGCGGGAGCTCCTCGACGTCGACCGCGCGGTCGACCACTGGAAGGCGTCGGGTCTCGACCTCACCCCCGTGCTCGTCGGCCCCGACTTCTCGGAGGCGGACGCCCGCCGCAACGCCCGCGCGCAGGACCACGAGCTCGACGAGCACTTCGACAACGAGCTCATCCGTCGGGCCGGCATCGTGCTGGAGGACGGCGGGTCGGTGTCGATCGAACTCCCCATCAAGAACACCGAGCGCGCGGTCGGCACGATGCTCGGCCACGAGGTGACCGCCCGCCACGGCGAGCAGGGGCTGCCGACCGGTTCGATCGACGTGACGCTGACGGGCTCGGCCGGGCAGTCGCTCGGCGCGTTCCTGCCCGGCGGCATCACGCTGCGACTCGAGGGCGACTCGAACGACTACGTCGGCAAGGGCCTCTCGGGCGGGCGGATCGTCGTGCGGCCGGCCCGTGACAGCGGGTTCGCGGCCGAGCGCAACGTCATCGCGGGCAACGTGATCGGCTACGGCGCGACGAGCGGGAGCATGTTCATCCGCGGCATCGTGGGCGAGCGGTTCCTCGTGCGCAACTCCGGGGCGACCGCCGTCGTCGAGGGCGTGGGCGACCACGCGCTCGAGTACATGACCGGCGGCCTCGCGCTCATCCTCGGCGAGACCGGCCGCAACCTCGGCGCCGGCATGTCGGGCGGCACCGCCTACGTGCTCGGACTCCGCGAGGGTCGGATCAACCGCGAGTCGCTCGCCGCCGGCGAGCTCGAGCTCCTCCCGCTCGGCAGTGCCGACCGGGTGATCGTGCGCGACCTGCTCGAGCAGCACGTCGCCGAGACCGACTCCGCGGTCGCCGCGTCGCTCCTCGCCGAGGGCGACGCCGCGTTCGACCGCTTCACCAAGGTGCTGCCGCGCGACTACGCGGCAGTGCTCCGCACCCGCCAGAGCGCGGTCGACGAGGGGCTCGACCCCGACGGCGACGTCGTCTGGACGAGAATCCTGGAGGTGACGAATGGCTGAAACCCTGCAGACGATGGGGACGGCTGTGCGCACGAACTGCGTGGAGGCGACGAATGGCTGACCCCAAGGGCTTCCTGAAGGTCACCGAGCGCGAGCTGCCCAAGCGGCGTCCCGTGCCGGTGCGCATCATGGACTGGAAAGAGGTCTACGAACAGGGCGACCCGGCGCAGTTGCGCCGGCAGGCGGGTCGTTGCATGGACTGCGGCATCCCGTTCTGCCATCAGGGCTGCCCGCTCGGCAACCTCATCCCCGAGTGGAACGACCTGATGTACCGCGGTGAGGGCCGCGCGGCGATCGAGCGCCTGCACGCGACGAACAACTTCCCCGAGTTCACGGGCCGGCTCTGCCCGGCCCCGTGCGAGTCGGCGTGCGTCCTCGGCATCAACCAGCCCGCCGTCACGATCAAGCAGGTCGAGGTCTCGATCATCGACCAGGCGTTCGGCAACGGCTGGGTGCAGCCGCAGCCGCCCGGACGCCTGACGGGCAAGACGGTCGCCGTCGTCGGCTCGGGCCCCGCCGGGCTCGCCGCCGCGCAGCAGCTCACGCGCGCGGGCCACACGGTCGCGGTGTTCGAGCGTGACGACCGCATCGGCGGCCTGCTGCGCTACGGCATCCCCGACTTCAAGATGGAGAAGAAGCACCTCGAGGCGCGTCTCGCCCAGATGACGGCCGAGGGCACGCGCTTCCGCGCCGGAATGAACATCGGCGTGGACATCACGTGGGACGCGCTCCGCGAGCGCTACGACGCCGTCGTGGTGGCCACCGGCGCGATGGTCCCGCGCGATCTGCCGGTTCCCGGCCGCGACCTGCCCGGCGTGCACTTCGCGATGGAATACCTCACCCAGTCGAACCGGCACGTCGCCGGCGACCAGGTCTTCGACCAGCTCACGGCGGAGGGCAAGCACGTCGTCGTCCTCGGCGGCGGCGACACGGGTGCCGACTGCATCGGCACAGCGCACCGGCAGGGCGCCCTCTCGGTGACCAACCTCGCGATCGGCAAGCAGCCCGGGCAGGAACGGCCCGACCACCAGCCCTGGCCGATGCACCCGACCGTCTTCGAGGTGCAGAGCGCCCACGAGGAGGGCGGCCGCCGCGAGTTCCTCGCTTCGACCGTCGAGTTCCTCGCGAACGACGCCGGCGAAGTGCGGGCCATCCGCGTCGCCGAGACCGAGTACCTCGACGGCCGTCGGGTGCCCAAGGCGGGCACCGAACGTGAGATCCCGGCCGACCTCGTGCTGCTCGCGCTCGGGTTCACCGGGCCCGAGACCGCCGAGCTCGACGAGCAGCTCGAGCTCGCGGTCACGGATCGCGGCAACCTCGCCCGCGACGCCGCCTACGCGACCGCCGAGCCCGGCGTCTTCGTGGCCGGCGACGCCGGCCGCGGTCAGTCGCTCATCGTCTGGGCGATCGCGGAGGGCCGGGCTGCGGCCGCCGCCGTCGACCGGTACCTTGAAGGCGAGACCTCGCTGCCGAGTCCCATCGCGGCGACGGCACGGGCCATCGCCGTCTGAGCCCCAGGCGCGCCGCTCGGCGCGTCGTCCGAACAAGGTTCGGCGCTCCGGCGCCGAACAACGCAGAACACCGGGAGTATCACCACATGAGACGAGCGAAGATCGTCGCCACCCTCGGGCCGGCGACATCGAGCTACGAGCAGATCCGTGCGATCGTCGATGCGGGCGTCGACGTCGCCCGCATGAACCTCAGCCACGGCAGCTACGACGTCCACGAGGGCGTCTACCAGAACGTGCGCAAGGCCGCTGCCGACTCCGGTCGCGCGGTCGCAGTGCTCGTCGACCTCCAGGGGCCGAAGATCCGCCTGGGCAAGTTCGCCGACGGTCCGCACGAGCTCGCCGAGGGCGACATCTTCAAGATCACGACCGACGACATCCTCGGCACGAAGGAGATCGTCGGCACGACGTTCAAGGGCCTGCCGAACGACGTGAAGCCCGGCGACTTCCTGCTCATCGACGACGGCAAGGTCCGGGTCGAGGTGCTCGAGACCGACGGCACCGTCGTCACGACCAAGGTCGTCGTCGCCGGCCCGGTCTCGAACAACAAGGGCATCAACCTGCCCGGCGTCGCGGTCAACGTGCCGGCGCTCTCCGAGAAGGACGAGGCCGACCTGCGCTGGGGCCTCGAGCTCGGCGCCGACCTCATCGCGCTGTCGTTCGTGCGCAACGCCGCAGACATCACCCGGGTGCAC
Coding sequences within it:
- a CDS encoding Trp biosynthesis-associated membrane protein translates to MKRSRMKLIAIVTSIAGSAIALLAWSQTWFGLVLASGAGAHVDAEVIAVPGSVASPALAALGLAGLALAAALALAGPAISIVLGVLEVVLGGCLVLASALALADPVAAVSASVTEATGVAGDRPTAELVGAAVATAWPTVAVAGGVLVVAAGVLVLATGTRWAGSSRRYRSGLEPADGSQPAQRGAAERAVDDWDELSRGDDPTDDAVDDAEASTDPADDTADTTVDPADDTTGPEPTR
- a CDS encoding cytochrome c biogenesis protein ResB; the protein is MSIETADPGHGHSPAAWTSVTIMLIAFTIGTVAFFLDVQWLVWASAGLLVVGLIVGWVLARAGYGVGGAKVAEKAH
- the trpC gene encoding indole-3-glycerol phosphate synthase TrpC; amino-acid sequence: MLAELTANAVADALARREDHPIDEVEAAALARPAAIDALEALRPASHVKVIAEIKRSSPSRGSLAAIADPAALARSYELGGASAISVLTEGRRFGGSLADLEAVRAAVALPVLRKDFIATPYQVFEARAAGADLVLLIVAALDDATLRELFDLIVSLAMTPLVETHSADELDRAAALGARLIGVNARDLTTFELDRDLFGRLAERFPDDAIRVAESAVLTPADVAHYRSSGADVVLVGEALVTGDPIANLSAFLAV
- the trpB gene encoding tryptophan synthase subunit beta; its protein translation is MALRAQTGPYFGDFGGRFVPESLVAALDELGEAYDLAKLDPAFGAELAELGRSYTGRPSIITEVPRFAQHAGGARVILKREDLNHTGSHKINNVLGQALLTKRIGKQRVIAETGAGQHGVATATAAALFGLDCTIYMGEVDTERQALNVARMRLLGAEVVAVKAGSRTLKDAINEAMRDWVTNVESTNYIFGTVAGPHPFPEMVRDFQKIIGEEARQQVLDLTGSLPTAVAACVGGGSNAIGIFHAFLDDEGVGLYGFEAGGEGVDTPRHAATITKGRPGVLHGARSYMLQDDDGQTIESHSISAGLDYPGVGPEHSWLAAIGRAQYRPVTDDAAMQALRLLTRTEGIIPAIESSHALAGALELGRELGGDATILVNLSGRGDKDMDTAARYFELYDEENAE
- the trpA gene encoding tryptophan synthase subunit alpha, translated to MSALKTVGSVIARRNAEASGALIGYLPVGFPTLDESVEAAVALVENGVDALELGLPYSDPVMDGPVIQAATQQALQNGFRLADGFEAVRRITERVDAPVLVMTYWNPVVQYGVERFADDLAAAGGAGLITPDLIPDEGADWIAASERTGLDRVFLAAPTSTDARIARVVEASRGFVYAVSTMGITGARADVDRAARGVVDRLHAAGAPASCVGVGISTAAQVAEVLDYAEGAIVGSALVKALADGGVRGAGALAAELARGTRRE
- the lgt gene encoding prolipoprotein diacylglyceryl transferase encodes the protein MIAPISIPSPDYGWRTIEIPVPWGIIPIQTYALCILAGIILAVIITSRRLTKRGAEPGVVLDIALWAVPLGIIGARLYHVLTHPADYFAGQEWWKVFAIWEGGNAIYGALIGGAIGVIIGCRFTGLRFWSFADALAPALLVAQAVGRLGNWFNHELFGAPTDLPWGLEIEFDNPAWPQGLAEGTLFHPTFLYELVWNLLGAAVIVLLERRINLRWGKAFAIYLIWYGLGRSFFESIRVDPSEMFLGIRVNVWTSFAAIVLGIVLYLVQRRRHTGDEPSPYVPGREWKGPDAEVDSDEIESDSDSLDDGVEGENEPQGETAATSPSRTTS
- the gltB gene encoding glutamate synthase large subunit — encoded protein: MRTVPVSLTPPFSRFGTVPPAQGMYDPAAEKDACGLAMVATLRGTAGHDIITAALDALRHLEHRGAVGSDAGTGDGAGIITQIPDEFLRAVASFPLPEAGEYAVGNAFLPVDPTTRSRVKQQLAELAASEGLEVLGWREVPVRPDVLGTLARAAMPAVQQLFVQSTATTSTGARLAGIALDRLAFRFRKRAERELELYFASLSCRTMVYKGMVTTLQLEPFYPDLSDERFTSKLALVHSRYSTNTFPSWPLAQPFRMIAHNGEINTIQGNRNWMRARQSQLESEVLGDLGPILPIVTPGASDSASFDEVVELLTLAGRSLPHAIMMMVPEAWENQAELSPERRAFYEYHSMLMEPWDGPAAIVFTDGTLVGATLDRNGLRPGRYVVTDDGLVVLASEIGVLDLEQSRIVRKGRLQPGRMFLVDTERGRLIEDDEIKSELEQSEPWGEWLEEGRIRLAELPEREHIVHPPASVNRRQRTFGYTEEEVKILLTPMAKTGQEPLGAMGSDTPIAVLSQRPRLLFDYFTQQFAQVTNPPLDSIREAVVTSLGTQIGPERNLLAAGPEHARQVTLGFPVIDNDELAKIVHIDPLPGRRTTATIRGLYRFDEGPDAMRDRLRAMCAEVDEAIEEGAKFVVLSDRDSNKDLAPIPSLLMLSAVHHHLIRAENRMKVGLVVEAGDVREVHHVALLVGYGASAVNPYLAMETCEDLVRSGVITGVSPEQAVHNVIKALGKGVLKIMSKMGVSTIASYAGAQAFEAVGLSQAFIDEYFTGTTSKLGGVGIDVIATETLDRHAQAYPQDQAVRAHERLATGGEYQWRRDGSPHLFNPETVFRLQHSTRNRRYDVFREYTSLVDSQAEQLLTLRGMFALRTGTRPAVPIDEVEPVSSIVKRFSTGAMSYGSISKEAHETLAIAMNRLGAKSNTGEGGEDLDRLLDPERRSAIKQVASGRFGVTSMYLTHADDIQIKLAQGAKPGEGGQLPPTKVYPWVARTRHATAGVGLISPPPHHDIYSIEDLKQLIFDLKRANPKARIHVKLVSQSGIGAVAAGTAKALADVILVSGHDGGTGASPLNSLKHAGTPWELGLAETQQTLMLNGMRDRVVVQVDGQLKTGRDVVIGALLGAEEFGFATAPLVVEGCVMMRVCHLDTCPVGVATQNPELRKRFSGKPEFVVNFFEFIAQEVREYLAALGYRSIDEIVGRRELLDVDRAVDHWKASGLDLTPVLVGPDFSEADARRNARAQDHELDEHFDNELIRRAGIVLEDGGSVSIELPIKNTERAVGTMLGHEVTARHGEQGLPTGSIDVTLTGSAGQSLGAFLPGGITLRLEGDSNDYVGKGLSGGRIVVRPARDSGFAAERNVIAGNVIGYGATSGSMFIRGIVGERFLVRNSGATAVVEGVGDHALEYMTGGLALILGETGRNLGAGMSGGTAYVLGLREGRINRESLAAGELELLPLGSADRVIVRDLLEQHVAETDSAVAASLLAEGDAAFDRFTKVLPRDYAAVLRTRQSAVDEGLDPDGDVVWTRILEVTNG